In Mercenaria mercenaria strain notata chromosome 13, MADL_Memer_1, whole genome shotgun sequence, a single window of DNA contains:
- the LOC123529176 gene encoding protein rolling stone-like, which translates to MGGCSEWCKSEFKGKNLLLQHGDPQSFIQFQFGSQKLYLVWRIFWALYHVAWIIVSGVKSDLWAGEDSSQYIKWFIFLTDWAYFLLTLSTVVDATTVTYVFVRRTDIREGTAIGLPWYIRADWCIFNMGNVISVSISIAYWALVYDGSQPMTSVNIATHIINTLYVILNISVSGVPKRVLHFWFSVVFGVVYALFTLFYYLAGGTNHNENPYVYPVLDWRTPGTATLYCVIVCFVLVPIVHLILYGIHRLKILLYQKCDCCRRSSNRKDYTVEIKQ; encoded by the exons ATGGGAGGATGTTCTGAATGGTGTAAAAGtgaatttaaagggaaaaatttgTTACTACAACACGGAGATCCACAAAGTTTCATTCAATTTCAG tttggTTCCCAGAAATTGTACCTAGTGTGGCGGATATTCTGGGCTCTGTATCACGTAGCCTGGATTATAGTGTCAGGGGTCAAGTCAGATCTGTGGGCCGGAGAAGACAGTAGCCAGTATATAAAATGGTTCATTTTCCTCACAGACTGGGCTTACTTTCTACTGACACTGTCTACAGTTGTGGACGCTACAACGGTCACATATGTGTTTGTCAGACGAACAGACATCCGGGAAG GTACAGCGATTGGTCTACCGTGGTATATAAGAGCTGATTGGTGCATTTTCAACATGGGTAACGTTATAAGTGTGTCAATATCAATAGCATATTGGGCGCTAGTATATGATG GAAGTCAGCCTATGACATCAGTTAACATCGCAACGCATATCATCAACACTTTGTATGTGATTTTGAATATCAGTGTGTCTGGAGTGCCGAAACGAGTCTTACATTTCTGGTTCTCCGTTGTCTTCGGCGTGGTTTACGCTTTGTTCACTTTATTCTATTATTTGGCTGGGGGAACCAACCATAATGAGAATCCGTATGTGTATCCGGTACTTGATTGGAGGACACCAGGGACTGCCACTTTATATTGTGTAATAGTGTGTTTTGTTTTGGTGCCAATAGTTCATTTAATTCTATATGGAATTCATCGCCTGAAAATTTTGCTGTATCAGAAATGTGACTGTTGCAGAAGGTCAAGTAATCGGAAAGATTATACCGTGGAAATAAAACAATAG